Proteins encoded within one genomic window of Plasmodium cynomolgi strain B DNA, chromosome 11, whole genome shotgun sequence:
- a CDS encoding hypothetical protein (putative) gives MATLPSWVITILLLFYLHNKIVTLNCLKCADDHKCKNDCYILDDDKQLCLCNADEKGVHCTEKWNMCEKDCNIRGMDQPCSIALCRRGKCIPIDKKPYYTCECGDFYTGKNCEIENNPCSSAETNPCLNGTCLFIAKLNRVICKCHNGWTQKDKQSSSMLNWGTETVEVPPPCDGKCRRAEVQTCRSAGMSMRSLSPARIPLRVYSRGLALLLACCAISPFPFLHFAVQITRGLSKYVVYHTPAAYAMWWLIYVISVLVLFLCCCNVCFDFFSSSVLSFFTLFGQKKKD, from the exons ATGGCCACACTGCCCAGCTGGGTCATCACCATACTTTTGCTGTTCTATTTGCACAATAAAATAGTTACTCTGAATTGCCTAAAGTGTGCAGATGATCACAAGTGCAAAAACGACTGTTACATTTTGGATGATGATAAACAGTTATGCTTGTGCAATGCTGATGAGAAGGGGGTGCATTGCACGGAGAAATGGAATATGTGCGAGAAGGACTGTAACATTCGCGGGATGGACCAACCATGCTCTATTGCCTTATGCAGACGGG GAAAGTGCATACCGATTGACAAGAAGCCCTATTACACATGCGAGTGCGGAGACTTCTACACGGGGAAGAACTGCGAAATTGAAAACAATCCGTGTTCATCGGCAGAAACGAATCCTTGCCTGAACGGTACATGTCTTTTTATCGCTAAACTGAACAGAGTTATTTGCAAGTGTCACAATGGATGGACTCAAAAGGATAAGCAAAGTTCTTCCATGCTTAATTGGGGGACAGAAACTGTCGAGGTGCCTCCCCCCTGCGATGGTAAGTGCAGACGTGCCGAGGTGCAAACGTGCAGAAGTGCAGGAATGTCAATGAGAAGCCTCTCCCCTGCACGTATACCCCTCCGCGTGTACTCGCGCGGGTTGGCATTGCTTTTGGCATGCTGCGCAATTTcacccttcccctttttgcacttcGCAGTACAAATCACGAGGGGGCTCAGCAAGTACGTGGTTTACCACACACCGG CGGCGTACGCCATGTGGTGGCTAATTTACGTGATCAGCGTCCTGGTGTTATTCCTCTGCTGCTGCAACGTGTGCTTCGACTTCTTCTCCAGCTCCGTGTTGAgtttttttacgttattcggccagaagaaaaaggactGA
- a CDS encoding ferredoxin--NADP reductase (putative) produces MRQSLISNSLTGVSPFITSPYMFTFYAVYAVKRERNSYTNVYTIKNPLRCKVIDKVKLVRQNAVHEVYNLEIDHGGMFNYLEGHSCGVIPYYEEMVQEDDQNNPQEKGKKGGEKCARLYSISSSNSDNLSVAIRIHTYQEEKNGYTHLQYGYCSGYIKGLKKNDNIYLTGAHGSFLLPNNVLEENTNLILIATGTGISPYIAFLKKIWGNQQGTLPQKKPTYNGQIFLYYGVYNEDSILYIHELEHFVKMYPNNFHVEYVFSCNKNLDGSSHHVQDEIYRKRENFLRLFNNLKCELYICGHKSIRAKIMDILKGENQVWDAEKRKRVHVEVY; encoded by the exons ATGAGGCAATCTCTCATCAGCAATAGTTTGACCGGCGTTTCACCCTTCATAACGAGCCCATACATGTTCACGTTTTACGCGGTATATGCAGTGAAGAGGG AAAGAAATAGCTACACAAATGTGTATACAATTAAGAACCCATTAAGATGTAAAGTAATAGACAAGGTAAAGCTGGTAAGACAAAATGCCGTGCATGAAGTGTACAATCTGGAGATAGACCATGGGGGGATGTTCAATTATTTGGAAGGGCACTCATGCGGGGTGATTCCTTACTATGAGGAGATGGTACAAGAAGATGATCAAAATAACCCTcaggagaaggggaaaaaagggggggaaaaatgcgCAAGGCTTTATTCCATATCGTCGAGTAACTCGGACAATCTCTCCGTTGCCATCAGAATACATACCTaccaggaagaaaaaaatggatacacTCATCTGCAGTATGGATACTGTTCAGGTTACAtaaaagggttaaaaaaaaatgataacatatatttaacgGGAGCACACGGAagctttcttcttccaaatAATGTGCttgaagaaaatacaaatttaattttaattgcAACAGGAACGGGCATCTCTCCTTACATAgctttcttaaaaaaaatttggggaAATCAACAAGGTACACTCCCACAAAAGAAACCAACCTATAATGGGCAGATTTTTCTCTACTATGGAGTGTACAATGAAGACTCCATTCTGTATATTCATGAACTTGAACATTTTGTGAAGATGTACCCGAATAACTTCCATGTCGAGTATGTCTTTTCctgtaataaaaatttggatgGTAGTTCCCATCATGTGCAGGACGAAATATACAGAAAGAGGGAAAATTTCTTGCGTCTTTTCAATAATCTCAAATGCGAGCTTTACATTTGTGGCCATAAATCCATAAGGGCTAAAATTATGGATATCCTCAAGGGGGAAAACCAAGTATGGGATGCCGAGAAGAGGAAGCGCGTTCACGTTGAGGTTTACTAA
- a CDS encoding hypothetical protein (putative): protein MMLGSKDEEKKYQNIITDKLRELLGEYEVDILTEYVWHMAGNAKSSREFICNELKDFLGDHTTVFVNWLMKLMGDIKKPLKSDSSPKNEKSYKSESAKDRLHGEASRSNRSRESKSRHSVTQGRRAKEHQRDYESSRRDTSITRRRSRSYRSRSRSSRYSLNDADSFNRRRSKKRQRGGIGTRSVSSSVNARKFHYDSNQPRPKRGDKEMDRMKGRDDIKYRRVGRSGSHSMAPSRVIYVEKEEEKKLRKVEALQDGAHKRNDLEGRRMSDSADEYNSSEKKNKAVLKPNPQFGGDKPIPLLQPSATSMANHDMPNYHMNYPYENVGVQPSYEKGMNPTGGNYHPGNYMLSQQKLVDNNTISGNTFMPPTMLNNSFVNNRHPNSGLHHPNRMHFNAHINKKGPPPPANYVNPNRYANSVDKRGNKFYPPFFT, encoded by the exons ATGATGTTGGGCAGTAAAGACGAGGAGAAAAAGTaccaaaatattattacGGATAAATTAAGGGAACTACTAGGTGAATATGAAGTGGATATATTAACTGAGTACGTTTGGCACATGGCTGGGAATGCCAAAAGTAGTCGAGAGTTTATATGCAATGAATTGAAGGATTTTCTGGGAGACCAC ACCACCGTCTTTGTGAACTGGCTAATGAAGCTCATGggtgatataaaaaaaccaTTAAAGAGTGACAGCTCCCCGAAGAATGAGAAGTCGTATAAATCCGAGAGTGCCAAGGATAGGCTTCACGGCGAGGCTTCTCGGTCCAACAGGAGCAGAG AATCCAAATCAAGACATTCCGTTACTCAAGGAAGGAGAGCGAAG GAACACCAAAGGGATTACGAGTCTAGTAGGAGAGACACGTCCATTACAAGGAGACGATCCAGAAGTTACAGAAGCAGAAGTAGAAGCAGCAGGTACTCGCTGAACGATGCAGATTCGTTTaacagaaggagaagcaaaaaaagacaaagagGAGGAATAGGTACAAGATCGGTATCATCCAGCGTGAACGCGAGAAAATTTCACTACGATAGTAACCAACCTAGACCCAAGAGAGGTGACAAAGAAATGGATCGAATGAAAGGAAGGGATGATATTAAGTACAGAAGGGTTGGCAGAAGTGGCAGTCACTCGATGGCCCCGAGTAGAGTGATCTACgtggaaaaggaggaagagaaaaaactgAGGAAGGTTGAAGCACTGCAGGACGGTGCTCACAAAAGGAATG ATTTGGAAGGCAGAAGAATGAGCGACAGCGCGGATGAGTACAACTCCAGCGAAAAGAAGAATAAGGCCGTTCTAAA aCCCAATCCTCAGTTCGGAGGAGATAAACCGATTCCGTTATTGCAGCCATCCGCGACGA GCATGGCGAATCACGATATGCCCAACTACCACATGAACTACCCATACGAAAACGTCGGTGTGCAGCCGAGTTACGAGAAAGGAATGAACCCTACAGGGGGGAATTACCATCCAGGAAATTACATGTTAAGTCAGCAGAAGCTTGTTGATAATAACACCATCAGTGGTAACACCTTTATGCCGCCCACTATGCTCAATAATAGCTTCGTTAATAATAGGCACCCGAACAGTGGCCTGCATCACCCCAATCGAATGCACTTTAATGcgcacataaataaaaaaggccCTCCTCCCCCAGCAAATTATGTGAACCCTAATAGGTATGCAAACAGTGTAGATAAAAGGGGCAACAAATTttatccccccttttttacttaa